CGCCACATCGCCCATGGTCAGCTTCGACCAGCCGAGATCGACGAGAGAGGCGCGCGTCGCCTCCAGGATCGCGGCATCGGCCGCGGTGGATCGCGGACGTCCCGTTCGGGTGGTTCTGGGGTCGGTGTCGCTCATGATGCGGCGACCATACCGGCCGGTAGGGAGGTACGGTCCGCCCCAGGTTCCGTGAGACAGATCACCGGGGTGGCCTGGTCCGGCGGACCGATGGGCAGTTACGCTACGGGTCGTAGCGTAAGGAAGGCGGCAGGCCCGCCCCCGTACGCCACGGAACGAACGAGCGACAGCCACCAGGGCCTTCACGGAGGCCCAGGCGCCGGGTGGGGACCCGGAGCCGCACGGACCGGCCGGATGGGGATCCGGAAGGTCCACCGGGTCTTATCGGGGCCCGTCTCTGTTCCACCGGGGTCTTTTCGGAGCCCCGCCGGGGTTCTTCAGGGCCCCCCGGGACCGTCACTGTCCGCCCGCCCGGCACACCGGCCGGTGCAGCGGACGGGCCCGGTTCCCGTATCGCTTTCCGGAACGGCGTGCTCAGGGGGGAGGATGTACGTATGCAGCCTAGGAACATGTCCATGAGCGGCGTCGTCGACCTCGCCGCTGTCAAGGCGGCCGGCGAGGCCAAGGCCAAGGCGGAGCAGGCCCGTGCACAGGCCGCCCGCACAGGGGGCACCGGCGCCGTGTCGCCCGCCACCCTGGTGATCGACGTCGATGAAGCGGGCTTCGAGCGCGATGTCCTCCAGCGCTCCGCCGAGGTCCCGGTCGTCATCGACTTCTGGGCCGAGTGGTGCGAGCCGTGCAAGCAGCTGGGCCCCCTGCTGGAGCGCCTGGCCGTCGAGTACAACGGCCGCTTCCTGCTGGCCAAGGTCGATGTCGACGCCAACCAGATGCTGATGCAGCAGTTCGGCATCCAGGGCATCCCGGCGGTCTTCGCCGTCGTCGCCGGGCAGGCCCTCCCGCTCTTCCAGGGCGCGGCCCCCGAGGCCCAGATCCGCGAGACGCTGGACCAGCTGATCCAGGTCGGCGAGGAGCGGTTCGGCCTCACCGGGATCGCCGTCGACCCGAACGCCTCACCGGACGCGGCCCCGGCCGAGGTGCCGGCCGGCCCGTACGACCACCTGCTGGAGGCCGCCGCCTCCGCCCTGGACGCCAATGACTTCGGCGGTGCCGTACAGGCGTACAAGAACGTGCTCGCCGACGACCCGGCCAACCCGGAGGCCAAGCTCGGCCTGGCCCAGGCGGAGTTGCTGGCCCGCGTCCAGACGATGGACCCGAACGCGGTCCGCAAGGACGCGGCGGACAACCCCGGCGATGTGACCGCCCAGGTCGCCGCGGCCGACCTGGATCTGGTCGGCGGCCATGTCGAGGACGCCTTCGGCCGGCTCGTCGAGGCGGTCCGGCGCAACACGGGCGACGAGCGGAACACCGCCCGGCTGCGCCTGCTGGAGCTCTTCGAGGTGATCGGCCCGGACGACCCGCGGGTCACCGCCGCCCGCACCGCGCTGGCGCGGGTGCTGTTCTGATCCGCTAGCCGATCGTCCCGCCCGCGAGCTGATTGTTCCGATGTGACAAGACGGCCGTGATCCCTCTCCGGGATCACGGCCGTTTTGCCGTCCGAACGTTAAGAGACGGCCTCGCTTTGCCAAAACTTGACAATGGGATGTGCTGTTACTGGCAGTAAGTCGGTGAGGTCGCTCTGTCCCGTTTCCGGTTCGTTTCATGCCATCTCGATGTCCCTTTCGTGCCACCCTGTGTGGCCGCGTGATGTCGCCCGGTCGCGCCAGGGTTATCAGGTCGTTACTGGCAAGTAACGAACCCCCTTGTGCGGCGGCTCCGAATGCACCACGATCGGCCACGCTCGGTCCCATACCTTCAGCCCGGTCTCCAGCCGGCGCGAAAGGGCCTGTTGGGTCCCCACCGAGTGGGCCGGCGGCAGTGGTGCCGGCCGTGGACAGGGGGGTTCCCGCCAGGCGGCGGGGCCTGTCCGACCGGCTGCACACACCGTGCAGCCAGTGGTTTGTCGCTCGGGGGTGAACGCCGGTGCAGCGGGTGCGGTACATGCCTCCGTCTGCGGGCGCTCTCCTTCCCGAGGACGTAGCACTTCTCCCATCCCAGGCCGGGGCTCATACCCGGTCGGAGATGTACGTCCGAGAAGAAGGAGCAAGTTATGAGTTCCCAAGTTCGCGGTGGGACGAGATGGAAGCGTTTCGCTCTGGTCATGGTGCCGAGCGTCGTCGCGACCGCGGCGGTGGGTGTCGGTCTCGCACAGGGTGCGCTGGCCGCGTCCTTCGCCGTGTCCGGCCAGAGCTTCAAGGTCAGCACCGACAAGCTGGTGGGCGAGAACTTCGTCCAGTACGGCAGCGTCGCCGTCGGCAAGGACCTTGAGGGCAACGACGCCGCGCACCCGGTCGCGGTGTCGGGCTTCAGCGATGCCACGATCACCAACATGTGCCAGTCGGTGGTCACGCCCAAGGTGCCTTTCGGTATCGGCAACGTCAGCCTGCAGCTGAAGGCCGGCACCAACCCGGCCAACCCGGTCCGGGCGACCAACCTGTACCTGGACGTCGCGCAGCTGGACGCCGACGCCTACTTCGAGAGCATCGACATCGGTGTCGCCGCCGGTTCCGTCGGTGCGCCCGGCATCCAGCCCGGAACCGAGAAGGGTGTCAACCCCAACGGCTTCGCGCAGCGGGCCAAGAAGGCCACCCTGACCGACGTGAAGCAGACGGCGTGGGCGACCACCGCCGGCACCTTCAAGCTCAGCAACCTGAGCCTGAAGCTGCACAAGGGCGTCAAGGAGTGCTTCTAAGCACTCGCCCGGGTGGCCGGGACGTCCCGGCGGGGTTTTCCGGCCACCCACCCTTTCTCTTCTCACAGCAGTACCGGTTCCAGGGAGCTGTTTTCCATGAGCCCCGAGTCCACAGGGCAGAACGAGCACAACCTCACCGTCTACCGGCGGGGATTCCGTACCTGGCGGGGTAACCGGCCGTTCTGGGCGGGTCTGTTCACCATGCTGGGCGGTGCGCCCATCGCCTACTTCCCGTACGCCGATCTCCACCTCGGCAATATGACGCTGGCGATGTCCACCACGGCCGGCGCCGGATCCCTCATCATCGGGGTCCTGCTCATCACGCTGGGCCTGACGATGTGGTTCCACTCCATCGTCCGGGTCTTCGCCGGGGTCGCGGCCATCCTCCTCGCGCTGATCTCCATACCGGTCGCCAACATCGGCGGCTTCGTGATCGGATTCCTGCTCGCGCTCATCGGCGGAGCCCTGTCCATTTCCTGGGCGCCGGGCGAGCCGCAGGCGGCCGAAGAGGCCCCGCAGGACGCTCCCTTGTCGCTGGACAAGCGGGAGACGGAGAGCGAGTACGCGGCCGAGGGCGCCCTGTACGGCGCGGCCGTACCGCAACAGCCGGCGGGTGACCACGACACGGCCTCCGGCTACGACGGGGGGACACACCGTGCGGGGTGACGAGAAACAGCGGCCGGACGCGTACCCCGGCGACGACCTCCGCGAGCGCAAGGGCCCCCGTCACGCGGCCCCCAAGAAGTCGCTGCTGACCAAGTTGCACATGCCGAGCGGCAAGAAGGCGTTCGCGCTCGCCGCGATGCCGACCGCCGTCTTCGTCGGCATGGGCCTCACGCCCAAGCTCGCCATGGCCGACGGCAACGCCGACATCCCCTTCGCCCCGGGCCCGTGCGTCACCCGGTCCGACGAGCCGGGCGAGCCGGAGTCCGAGTCCCCGAAGGCCACCCCGACCCCGTCGGCGACGCCCACGGACGAGCCGGGCCAGGACGACAGCCCCACCCCGAAGCCCACGGAGAGCGGCACGGCCACCGAGGACCCGGCGGCCGACGAGAAGCCGGACGCGGCCGAGCAGCCCGACGCGGCGAAGAAGCCCGCCGAGGAGCCGAGCCCCACCCCGACGCCCACCAAGTCGAAGAACCCCCTCGACCCGCTGGGCCTGGGCGACGCGCTCAAGGACCTCTTCGACCCGGACAAGGGCAAGGACAAGGCCGAGGAGAAGCCCGAGGGGACGGCGAGCCCGTCCCCGAGCCCCACGGCCGAGTCCCCGAAGCCGGCGGACAAGCCGAAGGCCCCGGAGAAGGAAGCGCCGAGGAGCCCCTCGAAGGATCCGGCCGAGGACGCCTCCGACAGGACGGCCGACGCCATCCGCGAGGCCGCCGCGAAGGCGGGCAAGGACGTCGAGGAGCTCGACGACGACGTCAAGGGACTCGACCCCAAGAAGGACGAGGACATCCCGGAAGGCGCGAAGCCGCGCTTCCCCTGCCCCGAGCCCGACCCCAAGGCCCTCGCCGCGGCGTCCCTGGAGCCCGGCATCCCGCTGCTCCCGGCCGACCCGTGGATCCTGGAGTCCTCGCTGCTCACGCTCAACGGCCTGGACTACAAGGGCATCGTCGAGGTGAAGAAGGCGGACGGCTCCATCAAGAAGGTCCTGAAGTTCACCGCCGGCTCCATCGACATCAAGGACCTCCACCAGCTGACCGTCGGCCCGGCGGGCACCACGGGCCACGTGAAGTCGCGTCCGGGCTCCACGTCGACCATCCGCAACGGCACGGTGACGATGTACACGGAGGAGCTGAAGGGCAACCTCTTCGGCCTCATCCCGATCACCTTCAGCCCGCAGACCCCGCCGCCCCTGAACGTGCCCTTCGCCTTCTTCACCAAGGTCAAGGTCGTCCAGGCCGGCCAGTTCGGCGGCTCACTCAGGATCCCGGGCCTCAACAACTACCTGGAGGGCGGCAAGGGCTAGCCGCCACCACCCGATCCCGTCCGGGAGCCGCACGGAGCCGTGGGCCGTGCCCCTGATGCCAGGGGTACGGCCCACGGTCGCGAAGGCGAACGGCCGGGCTCCGCAGCGGAATGACCGGCCGTTGACGCTGCCTCACGCGTCGGCGGACTCTTCGCACTCATGGAAGACGTACTGGTCGATGTCCACATCGGCACGTGCGAGGGCGAGACGGGCGACCAGCGGGGCACTGAGGACAATGCCTCCACGAAGATGATTTGCGAAGGGGGCCCCGGAACTCTCCGGGGCCCCCTTCGCATGCATCAATGCCTACCGGGCTCAGCCCTGCTCGCCGCCCAGGTGGTGCACCCGGACCATGTTCGTGGTGCCGGGGATGCCGGGGGGCGAACCGGCCGTGATGACCATCGTGTCGCCCTGGTTGTAGCGGTTCAGCTTCAGCAGCTCCGCGTCGACCAGGTCGACCATCGCGTCGGTGTTGTCCGCGTGCGGGACCACGTGCGACTCGACGCCCCAGCTCAGGGCGAGCTGGTTGCGGGTGGACTCGTCCGTGGTGAAGGCCAGGATCGGCTGGGCCACGCGGTAGCGGGAGAGGCGGCGGGCGGTGTCGCCGGACTGGGTGAAGGCGACCAGCGCCTTGCCGTCCAGGAAGTCCGCGATCTCGCAGGCCGCACGGGCCACCGAGCCGCCCTGCGTACGGGGCTTCTTGCCCGGGACCAGCGGCTGGAGGCCCTTGGAGAGCAGCTCCTCCTCGGCGGCGCAGACGATCTTCGACATCGTCTTGACCGTCTCGATCGGGTACGCGCCCACCGACGACTCGGCCGACAGCATGACCGCGTCCGCGCCGTCCAGGATCGCGTTGGCGACGTCGGACGCCTCGGCGCGGGTCGGCCGGGAGTTGGTGATCATCGACTCCATCATCTGGGTCGCCACGATCACCGGCTTGGCGTTGCGGCGGCACAGCTCGATGAGGCGCTTCTGCACCATCGGGACCTTCTCCAGCGGATACTCCACCGCCAGGTCGCCACGGGCCACCATCACACCGTCGAACGCCATGACGACGCCCTC
This DNA window, taken from Streptomyces griseus subsp. griseus, encodes the following:
- a CDS encoding tetratricopeptide repeat protein: MQPRNMSMSGVVDLAAVKAAGEAKAKAEQARAQAARTGGTGAVSPATLVIDVDEAGFERDVLQRSAEVPVVIDFWAEWCEPCKQLGPLLERLAVEYNGRFLLAKVDVDANQMLMQQFGIQGIPAVFAVVAGQALPLFQGAAPEAQIRETLDQLIQVGEERFGLTGIAVDPNASPDAAPAEVPAGPYDHLLEAAASALDANDFGGAVQAYKNVLADDPANPEAKLGLAQAELLARVQTMDPNAVRKDAADNPGDVTAQVAAADLDLVGGHVEDAFGRLVEAVRRNTGDERNTARLRLLELFEVIGPDDPRVTAARTALARVLF
- the pyk gene encoding pyruvate kinase, whose translation is MRRSKIVCTLGPAVDSHEQLVALIEAGMSVARFNFSHGSHEEHQGRYDRVRKAAAETGRAVGVLADLQGPKIRLAKFAEGPVELVRGDEFTITSEDVAGDKSICGTTYKGLPGDVTKGDPILINDGNVELKVIEVVGPRVKTIVIEGGVISDHKGINLPGAAVNVPALSEKDVEDLRFALRMGCDLVALSFVRDADDVKDVHKVMDEEGRRVPVIAKVEKPQAVEHMEGVVMAFDGVMVARGDLAVEYPLEKVPMVQKRLIELCRRNAKPVIVATQMMESMITNSRPTRAEASDVANAILDGADAVMLSAESSVGAYPIETVKTMSKIVCAAEEELLSKGLQPLVPGKKPRTQGGSVARAACEIADFLDGKALVAFTQSGDTARRLSRYRVAQPILAFTTDESTRNQLALSWGVESHVVPHADNTDAMVDLVDAELLKLNRYNQGDTMVITAGSPPGIPGTTNMVRVHHLGGEQG
- a CDS encoding DUF6114 domain-containing protein, whose product is MSPESTGQNEHNLTVYRRGFRTWRGNRPFWAGLFTMLGGAPIAYFPYADLHLGNMTLAMSTTAGAGSLIIGVLLITLGLTMWFHSIVRVFAGVAAILLALISIPVANIGGFVIGFLLALIGGALSISWAPGEPQAAEEAPQDAPLSLDKRETESEYAAEGALYGAAVPQQPAGDHDTASGYDGGTHRAG
- a CDS encoding DUF6230 family protein, with amino-acid sequence MSSQVRGGTRWKRFALVMVPSVVATAAVGVGLAQGALAASFAVSGQSFKVSTDKLVGENFVQYGSVAVGKDLEGNDAAHPVAVSGFSDATITNMCQSVVTPKVPFGIGNVSLQLKAGTNPANPVRATNLYLDVAQLDADAYFESIDIGVAAGSVGAPGIQPGTEKGVNPNGFAQRAKKATLTDVKQTAWATTAGTFKLSNLSLKLHKGVKECF